A genome region from Streptomyces antimycoticus includes the following:
- a CDS encoding sulfite oxidase-like oxidoreductase, protein MGQSESREGELAKLPPGQRLQRGWPVTHYGPVPKFRPERWEFRVFGATADGDKHCWTHEEFSALPYSTVVADLHCVTKFSMLGAEWGGVSALEIVELAPPAPDVTHVMVWAEYGFSSNLRLTDFMAETTIFATHKDGELLTAEHGFPVRLVVPHLYAWKGPKWVRGVEYMTADRRGFWEERGYHNVGDPWAEQRYAYQEEPGDGPEF, encoded by the coding sequence ATGGGTCAGTCGGAAAGCCGCGAGGGGGAGCTCGCGAAGCTGCCCCCTGGGCAGCGACTGCAGCGCGGTTGGCCGGTTACGCACTATGGGCCGGTCCCGAAGTTCAGGCCGGAGCGATGGGAGTTCCGGGTCTTCGGCGCCACGGCGGACGGCGATAAACACTGCTGGACGCATGAAGAGTTCTCGGCGCTGCCGTACTCGACGGTGGTGGCCGATCTGCACTGCGTCACCAAATTCAGCATGCTCGGCGCCGAATGGGGCGGGGTTTCCGCGCTGGAGATCGTGGAGCTGGCGCCGCCGGCGCCCGATGTCACCCACGTGATGGTGTGGGCGGAATACGGCTTCAGCTCGAATCTGCGCCTGACGGACTTCATGGCGGAGACCACGATTTTCGCTACGCACAAGGACGGGGAGCTGCTCACCGCCGAGCACGGTTTTCCGGTGCGGCTGGTGGTGCCCCATCTCTATGCCTGGAAGGGCCCGAAATGGGTGCGCGGCGTGGAGTACATGACCGCCGACCGCCGCGGCTTCTGGGAGGAGCGCGGCTACCACAACGTCGGCGATCCTTGGGCGGAGCAGCGCTACGCCTACCAGGAGGAGCCGGGCGACGGCCCGGAGTTCTAG
- a CDS encoding maleylpyruvate isomerase family mycothiol-dependent enzyme yields the protein MTLLSFDRRCSEIVAQTQLLRGAIEGADLTRPVPTCPGWNVGQLLRHLGGTHRWAEEMVRTRATGALPDQHFRDLSPYAEEDAAEVAPWLVEGAELLAETLREAGPDAELWTPVPDFGQVAGGRADFYARRFTHETALHRADAVLALGAEYTLDQEVALDGIDEWMALGSLPMHFEVHPWMRELLGPGRTLHFHATDTAPEVAAEWVVDLTGDAIIWRRAHEKAAVAVRGPLTDLLLIIYKRRPARSAGVEILGDEKLLDFWLERVSFG from the coding sequence ATGACTCTGCTGAGCTTTGACCGTCGCTGCTCCGAGATCGTCGCGCAGACCCAGCTGTTGCGGGGCGCGATCGAGGGCGCGGATCTGACGCGCCCCGTGCCCACCTGCCCCGGTTGGAACGTCGGGCAGCTGCTGCGTCATCTCGGCGGCACCCATCGGTGGGCCGAGGAGATGGTGCGGACCCGGGCCACGGGCGCGCTGCCCGACCAGCACTTCCGCGATCTGTCGCCGTACGCGGAGGAGGACGCCGCCGAGGTCGCCCCCTGGCTGGTCGAGGGCGCCGAGCTGCTGGCCGAGACGCTGCGCGAGGCGGGGCCCGATGCGGAGCTGTGGACCCCGGTGCCGGACTTCGGGCAGGTCGCCGGAGGGCGCGCGGACTTCTACGCCCGCCGTTTCACCCATGAGACGGCGCTCCACCGGGCCGACGCGGTCCTGGCCCTCGGCGCGGAGTACACCCTCGACCAGGAGGTCGCCCTGGACGGGATCGACGAGTGGATGGCACTCGGCTCGCTGCCGATGCACTTCGAGGTCCACCCCTGGATGCGCGAGCTGCTCGGCCCCGGCCGCACCCTCCACTTCCACGCCACCGACACCGCACCGGAGGTGGCGGCGGAGTGGGTGGTCGACCTCACCGGTGACGCGATCATCTGGCGGCGGGCGCATGAGAAGGCGGCGGTCGCGGTGCGCGGCCCGCTGACCGACCTGCTGCTGATCATCTACAAGCGGCGCCCGGCCCGGAGCGCGGGCGTCGAGATCCTGGGCGATGAGAAGCTGCTCGACTTCTGGCTGGAGCGGGTCAGCTTCGGCTGA
- a CDS encoding trp operon leader peptide codes for MFARLTMTWWWTAHPAAH; via the coding sequence ATGTTCGCGCGACTGACCATGACCTGGTGGTGGACCGCTCATCCGGCGGCCCACTGA
- a CDS encoding DUF4396 domain-containing protein — MDMRQHEHTRSGPYERHGHHEHGKGATSWSMAAQATLHCLTGCAIGEIAGMAIGTALAWHNVPTMILAIALAFVFGYSLTMRGVLRAGLDVHSALRVALAADTVSITIMELADNGTIALFPGAMDATLSDALFWLSLALSFVVAFLLTTPVNKWMIARGKGHAVVHQYH, encoded by the coding sequence ATGGACATGCGGCAGCATGAGCACACGCGGAGCGGACCTTATGAGCGCCATGGACACCATGAGCACGGTAAGGGCGCGACGAGTTGGTCGATGGCCGCCCAGGCCACTTTGCACTGCCTCACCGGCTGTGCCATCGGCGAGATCGCGGGCATGGCCATCGGCACGGCCCTGGCCTGGCATAACGTCCCGACCATGATCCTGGCGATCGCGCTCGCCTTCGTCTTCGGCTACTCGCTGACCATGCGGGGCGTACTGCGGGCGGGGCTCGATGTGCACAGCGCGCTGCGGGTGGCCCTGGCGGCCGACACCGTCTCGATCACGATCATGGAGCTGGCCGACAACGGAACGATCGCCCTCTTCCCCGGCGCGATGGACGCGACGCTGTCGGACGCGCTCTTCTGGCTCAGCCTGGCCCTGTCGTTCGTGGTGGCGTTCCTGCTCACCACGCCGGTCAACAAGTGGATGATCGCGCGGGGCAAGGGGCATGCGGTGGTCCACCAGTACCACTGA
- a CDS encoding (2Fe-2S)-binding protein — protein sequence MYVCSCFGITEQQVRQHAETGACTPRQIAGACKAGTDCGSCVRKIQALLGRGACPRREALDPVVLTTATTSAATAVAATSVPAPTAAEAA from the coding sequence GTGTACGTCTGCTCATGCTTCGGCATCACCGAGCAGCAGGTGCGTCAGCACGCGGAAACGGGCGCGTGCACCCCGCGCCAGATCGCCGGTGCCTGCAAGGCGGGCACGGACTGCGGATCGTGCGTGCGGAAGATCCAGGCGCTGCTGGGCCGCGGTGCATGCCCCCGGCGCGAGGCGCTGGACCCGGTCGTCCTGACGACGGCGACGACGAGCGCGGCGACGGCTGTCGCTGCCACTTCCGTCCCGGCGCCGACGGCGGCCGAGGCGGCCTGA
- the pknB gene encoding Stk1 family PASTA domain-containing Ser/Thr kinase, giving the protein MDTTLQDPLVGQELDGRYRVEARIAVGGMATVYRAVDTRLDRVLALKVMHQSLASDAAFVDRFIREAKSVARLAHANVVAVYDQGADGGHVYLAMEYVAGCTLRDVLRGRGALHPRAALDILEPVLAALGAAHRAGFVHRDMKPENVLIGDDGRVKVADFGLVRAVDTNTSASTGTVLGTVSYLAPEQIEHGTADPRVDVYACGVVLYEMLTGSKPHGGSTPAQVLYQHLNEDVPPPSALAPGVAPELDTLVATATARAAEGRPVDAVALLGATRAVRAALTDDQLDAVPPQAREDTSAGAENRTTVIPRPAAAVDDEQELLNHTSRLELPPEPPRRQGHGRRGRGGMSRRGIVTIVAAVLLASALAAGVWYISAGQFTEVPPVLRKTQAEAEKKLHGAGLDVKVVNEFSDVIPKGKVIGSKPGPGERVRDTGTVTIRVSQGPPRAEVPNVVGMPLAEAKRKVADQGLTIGKVIRRFSSETAQDSVLSTSPVSGSVRRPETPVSIVVSKGQPIDIPDVVGDSVDEARSELEDEGFKVKIAERQVFSEEDKGSVAEQSPSGEGDAEGAKGDTVTLTVSKGVQMIEVPDVTGMTADDAKAQLEGAGFKVDVEKALLFPGDKVQDQSVDGGDEAPKGSTITIKLKGGVF; this is encoded by the coding sequence GTGGATACGACCCTCCAGGACCCCCTCGTCGGGCAGGAGCTCGACGGCCGCTACCGCGTTGAGGCGCGGATCGCCGTTGGCGGGATGGCGACGGTCTACCGGGCCGTCGACACCCGGTTGGACCGTGTGCTCGCCCTGAAGGTGATGCACCAGAGCCTCGCCTCCGACGCCGCCTTCGTCGACCGGTTCATCCGTGAGGCGAAGTCCGTCGCGAGACTCGCGCACGCCAATGTGGTCGCCGTCTACGACCAGGGAGCAGACGGCGGCCATGTCTATCTGGCCATGGAATACGTCGCGGGCTGCACCCTGCGCGATGTGCTCCGCGGGCGCGGGGCGCTGCATCCGCGCGCCGCGCTGGACATCCTGGAGCCGGTGCTGGCCGCGCTCGGGGCGGCCCACCGCGCCGGTTTCGTCCACCGCGACATGAAGCCCGAGAACGTGCTGATCGGGGACGACGGCCGGGTCAAGGTCGCCGACTTCGGCTTGGTCCGGGCGGTGGACACCAACACCAGCGCGTCCACCGGCACCGTCCTCGGCACCGTGTCGTATCTCGCGCCCGAGCAGATCGAGCACGGCACGGCCGACCCCCGCGTCGATGTCTACGCCTGCGGTGTGGTGCTGTACGAGATGCTGACCGGCTCCAAGCCGCACGGCGGCAGCACCCCGGCGCAGGTCCTCTACCAGCATCTGAACGAGGACGTCCCGCCGCCGTCCGCCCTCGCGCCCGGGGTCGCCCCCGAGCTGGACACGCTGGTCGCCACCGCCACCGCGCGCGCGGCCGAGGGGCGCCCCGTCGACGCCGTCGCGCTGCTGGGCGCGACCCGCGCGGTGCGGGCCGCGCTGACCGACGACCAGCTGGACGCGGTGCCCCCGCAGGCCAGGGAGGACACCTCGGCCGGTGCCGAGAACCGTACGACGGTGATTCCGCGCCCGGCGGCGGCCGTCGACGACGAGCAGGAGCTGCTCAACCACACCAGCCGTCTGGAGCTGCCGCCGGAACCGCCCCGCCGGCAGGGGCACGGCCGACGCGGCCGGGGCGGGATGTCGCGCCGCGGGATCGTGACGATCGTGGCCGCGGTGCTGCTGGCCAGCGCCCTCGCCGCCGGTGTCTGGTACATCAGCGCCGGCCAGTTCACCGAGGTCCCGCCGGTGCTGCGGAAGACCCAGGCGGAGGCGGAGAAGAAGCTGCACGGCGCCGGGCTCGATGTGAAGGTCGTCAACGAGTTCAGCGATGTCATCCCCAAGGGCAAGGTCATCGGTTCCAAGCCCGGCCCGGGCGAGCGCGTCCGCGACACCGGCACCGTGACCATCCGGGTCTCCCAGGGGCCGCCGCGGGCCGAGGTGCCCAATGTGGTGGGCATGCCGCTGGCCGAGGCCAAGCGGAAGGTCGCGGACCAGGGGCTGACGATCGGCAAGGTCATCCGCCGCTTCAGCAGTGAGACGGCCCAGGACTCGGTCCTCTCCACCAGCCCGGTCTCCGGCTCCGTGCGCCGCCCGGAGACGCCGGTGTCGATCGTGGTCAGCAAGGGCCAGCCGATCGACATCCCGGACGTGGTGGGCGATTCGGTCGACGAGGCCCGGTCCGAGCTGGAGGACGAGGGCTTCAAGGTGAAGATCGCCGAGCGGCAGGTGTTCTCGGAGGAGGACAAGGGCTCGGTCGCCGAGCAGTCCCCCTCGGGAGAGGGCGACGCAGAGGGCGCCAAGGGCGACACGGTCACACTGACCGTCTCCAAGGGCGTGCAGATGATCGAGGTGCCGGACGTCACGGGTATGACGGCCGACGACGCCAAGGCGCAGCTCGAGGGGGCCGGCTTCAAGGTGGACGTCGAGAAGGCGCTGCTGTTCCCCGGGGACAAGGTGCAGGACCAGTCGGTGGACGGCGGGGACGAGGCGCCCAAGGGGAGCACGATCACCATCAAGCTCAAGGGCGGCGTGTTCTAG
- a CDS encoding deoxyribonuclease IV yields MSTHRIRNPIGGHVRVAGGLATVGLAHAADIGAETVQVFVANPRGWATPAGTPAQDEAFRTACAERSIPAYVHAPYLINFGSHTEATADRSVESLRHSLRRGREIGALGVVVHTGSATGGRARATAIAQVRERMLPLLDELTRDDDPWLLLEPTAGQGTSLCALVEDLGPYVEALDRHPRLGVCLDTCHVFAAGHDLAAPGGMKQTLDELVAVAGEGRLKLIHANDSKDVAGAHKDRHANIGAGHIGAEPFRELFGHPATDGVPLVVETPGGPDGTAGHAADVTRLKELRAGVA; encoded by the coding sequence GTGAGTACGCATCGGATCCGCAATCCCATCGGTGGCCATGTCCGTGTGGCCGGTGGCCTCGCCACCGTCGGTCTGGCCCACGCCGCCGACATCGGCGCCGAGACCGTCCAGGTCTTCGTCGCCAATCCGCGCGGCTGGGCCACCCCGGCCGGTACGCCCGCCCAGGACGAGGCGTTCCGCACCGCCTGCGCCGAGCGATCCATACCGGCGTACGTCCACGCCCCCTACTTGATCAACTTCGGTTCGCACACCGAGGCCACGGCCGACCGGTCCGTGGAGTCCCTGCGCCATTCGCTCCGGCGCGGCCGGGAGATCGGTGCGCTCGGCGTCGTCGTCCACACCGGCTCGGCGACCGGGGGACGCGCGCGAGCCACGGCGATCGCGCAGGTGCGGGAGCGGATGCTGCCGCTGCTGGACGAGCTGACCCGGGACGACGACCCCTGGCTGCTGCTGGAGCCGACCGCCGGGCAGGGCACCTCGCTGTGCGCGCTGGTGGAGGATCTGGGCCCCTACGTCGAGGCGCTCGACCGGCATCCCCGGCTCGGCGTCTGCCTGGACACCTGCCATGTGTTCGCGGCGGGCCATGACCTCGCGGCGCCGGGCGGTATGAAGCAGACCCTGGACGAGCTGGTCGCCGTTGCCGGCGAGGGGCGGCTCAAGCTGATCCACGCCAATGACTCCAAGGACGTGGCCGGCGCCCACAAGGACCGGCACGCGAACATCGGCGCCGGGCATATCGGGGCGGAGCCGTTCCGCGAGCTGTTCGGCCACCCCGCGACGGACGGGGTGCCGCTGGTGGTCGAGACGCCGGGTGGACCGGACGGTACGGCGGGGCATGCGGCGGATGTGACCCGGCTGAAGGAGTTGCGCGCCGGGGTGGCCTGA
- a CDS encoding class II 3-deoxy-7-phosphoheptulonate synthase, producing the protein MTVNAESHAGGHTWQSLPAAQQPDWPDRAALRDVIAELESYPPLVFAGECDALRHRLGAVARGEAFLLQGGDCAEAFDGVGADQIRNKLKTLLQMGAVLTYAGSVPVVKVGRIAGQYSKPRSKPTETRDGVTLPTYRGDSVNGFEFTPEARIPDPQRLKRMYQASASTLNLVRAFTTGGYADLRQVHAWNQDFVKSSPSGQRYEALAREIDRALAFMNACGVDPEEFKTVEFFSSHEALVLDYETALTRTDSRTGELYDVSGHMVWIGERTRQLDGAHIEFASKVRNPVGVKLGPTTTPEEALSLIERIDPDREPGRLTFITRMGADKVRDKLPNLVEKVTASGAQVVWVCDPMHGNTFEAASGHKTRRFDDVLDEVKGFFEVHKELGTHPGGIHVELTGDDVTECVGGGDEIFVDDLHQRYETACDPRLNRSQSLDLAFLVAEMYRDQ; encoded by the coding sequence GTGACCGTGAACGCTGAATCCCACGCCGGTGGCCACACCTGGCAGTCTCTTCCCGCGGCGCAGCAGCCTGACTGGCCGGACCGAGCGGCTCTGCGCGATGTGATCGCTGAGCTTGAGTCCTATCCGCCGCTCGTCTTCGCGGGCGAGTGCGACGCGCTGCGGCACCGCCTGGGGGCCGTGGCGCGGGGCGAGGCGTTTCTGCTGCAGGGCGGCGACTGCGCCGAGGCATTCGACGGCGTGGGCGCCGACCAGATCCGTAACAAGCTGAAGACGCTCCTGCAGATGGGCGCCGTGCTGACCTACGCCGGATCCGTCCCGGTGGTGAAGGTGGGCCGGATCGCCGGGCAGTACAGCAAGCCGCGCTCGAAGCCGACCGAGACCCGCGACGGGGTGACCCTGCCCACATACCGTGGCGACTCCGTCAATGGATTCGAGTTCACCCCCGAGGCGCGGATCCCGGATCCGCAGCGACTGAAGCGGATGTACCAGGCGTCGGCCTCGACGCTGAACCTGGTGCGTGCCTTCACCACCGGCGGCTACGCCGACCTGCGCCAGGTGCACGCCTGGAACCAGGACTTCGTGAAGTCGTCGCCGTCGGGTCAGCGCTACGAGGCGCTGGCGCGCGAGATCGACCGGGCGCTGGCCTTCATGAACGCCTGCGGGGTGGACCCGGAGGAGTTCAAGACCGTCGAGTTCTTCTCCTCGCACGAGGCGCTGGTCCTGGACTACGAGACGGCGCTGACCCGCACCGACTCGCGCACCGGTGAGCTGTACGACGTGTCCGGGCACATGGTCTGGATCGGCGAGCGCACCCGGCAGCTGGACGGGGCGCATATCGAGTTCGCCTCGAAGGTCCGCAACCCGGTGGGCGTGAAGCTGGGCCCGACGACCACGCCGGAAGAGGCGCTGTCGCTGATCGAGCGGATCGACCCGGACCGCGAGCCGGGCCGGCTGACCTTCATCACCCGGATGGGCGCGGACAAGGTCCGTGACAAGCTGCCCAACCTGGTGGAGAAGGTGACCGCCTCCGGTGCCCAGGTCGTCTGGGTCTGCGACCCGATGCACGGCAACACCTTCGAGGCGGCCTCCGGGCACAAGACCCGCCGCTTCGACGATGTGCTGGACGAGGTCAAGGGCTTCTTCGAGGTCCACAAGGAGCTCGGCACCCATCCGGGCGGCATCCATGTGGAGCTGACCGGCGACGATGTCACCGAGTGCGTGGGCGGCGGCGACGAGATCTTCGTCGACGATCTGCACCAGCGCTACGAGACGGCGTGCGACCCGCGGCTCAACCGCAGCCAGTCGCTGGACCTCGCGTTCCTGGTGGCGGAGATGTACCGGGACCAGTGA
- the bfr gene encoding bacterioferritin, producing the protein MQGDPEVLEFLNEQLTGELTAINQYFLHSKMQDHFGWTRLAKYTRSESFDEMKHAELLTDRILLLDGLPNYQRLFHVRVGQTATEMFQADRQVEIEAIDRLKRGIELMRSKNDITSANLFEYILADEELHIDYLDTQLELIEKLGEALYIAQQIEQPSDDHGGGNYSGNGHPGH; encoded by the coding sequence ATGCAGGGTGACCCCGAGGTCCTCGAGTTCCTCAACGAGCAGCTGACCGGCGAGCTGACCGCGATCAATCAGTACTTTCTGCACTCAAAGATGCAGGACCACTTTGGCTGGACTCGGCTTGCCAAATACACCCGGTCGGAGTCTTTCGATGAGATGAAGCATGCGGAGCTTCTCACCGACCGGATCCTCCTCCTGGATGGCCTGCCCAATTACCAGCGGCTCTTCCATGTCCGGGTGGGCCAGACGGCGACCGAGATGTTCCAGGCCGACCGGCAGGTGGAGATCGAGGCGATCGACCGCCTCAAGCGGGGCATCGAGCTGATGCGGTCCAAGAACGACATCACCTCGGCCAATCTCTTCGAGTACATCCTCGCCGACGAGGAACTCCACATCGACTATCTCGACACCCAGCTCGAGCTGATCGAGAAGCTCGGTGAGGCCCTCTACATCGCCCAGCAGATCGAGCAGCCCAGCGATGACCACGGCGGGGGCAACTACTCCGGGAACGGCCACCCCGGTCACTGA
- a CDS encoding response regulator, which produces MTAQHDGRPMTVMVVDDHPMWRDAVARDLAEAGFDVVATAGDGPQAVRRAKAAGPDVLVLDLNLPGLPGVEVCKEVLADRPELRVLVLSASGEHGDVLEAVKSGATGYLLKSASTEELLDAVRRTAAGDPVFTPGLAGLVLGEYRRLAGEPAPTAADQPAVPQLTERETEVLRLVAKGLSYKQIAERLVISHRTVQNHVQNTLGKLQLHNRVELVRYAIERGLDDD; this is translated from the coding sequence ATGACCGCTCAGCACGACGGCCGCCCGATGACCGTGATGGTGGTCGACGACCATCCGATGTGGCGCGACGCGGTCGCCCGGGACCTGGCCGAGGCCGGGTTCGACGTGGTGGCCACGGCCGGGGACGGACCGCAGGCGGTCCGCCGGGCCAAGGCGGCCGGGCCCGACGTCCTGGTGCTCGACCTCAATCTGCCCGGGCTGCCGGGGGTCGAGGTGTGCAAGGAGGTCCTCGCCGACCGCCCCGAGCTGCGGGTGCTGGTGCTCTCCGCGAGCGGTGAGCACGGGGACGTCCTGGAGGCGGTCAAGTCCGGGGCCACCGGCTATCTGCTGAAGTCGGCCAGCACCGAGGAGCTGCTGGACGCGGTGCGCCGCACGGCGGCCGGCGACCCGGTGTTCACCCCCGGCCTCGCGGGCCTGGTGCTCGGCGAGTACCGGCGGCTCGCGGGCGAGCCCGCCCCCACCGCCGCCGACCAGCCGGCCGTCCCGCAGCTCACCGAGCGCGAGACGGAGGTGCTGCGGCTGGTGGCCAAGGGGCTGTCGTACAAGCAGATCGCCGAGCGGCTGGTCATCTCGCACCGCACGGTGCAGAACCACGTCCAGAACACCCTCGGCAAACTCCAGCTCCACAACCGAGTGGAGCTGGTCCGCTACGCCATCGAGCGCGGTCTGGACGACGACTGA
- a CDS encoding Uma2 family endonuclease, producing the protein MSAEPLPDWVIPPPGGFTAEDLLRLPGLPPHTELIDGSLVFVSPQQKWHSRVINLLVRELDQQAPDGLRADREMTVRLAKRQAPEPDVIVVTREAYERDEPSTFYLPEDVVLAVEAVSPDSEERDRDTKPRKYAKAGIRHYWRVENDEGRTVVYTYERDPATECFSLTGIHHDKLAITAPFTVDIDLTTIGRRSA; encoded by the coding sequence ATGAGTGCCGAGCCGCTGCCCGACTGGGTGATCCCGCCGCCTGGCGGCTTCACCGCCGAGGATCTCCTGCGGCTGCCCGGACTTCCTCCACACACCGAGCTCATCGACGGGAGCCTCGTCTTCGTGAGCCCGCAGCAAAAATGGCACAGCCGGGTGATCAATCTGCTGGTCAGGGAGCTGGACCAGCAGGCCCCGGACGGTTTGCGGGCCGATCGTGAGATGACCGTGCGCCTCGCCAAGCGCCAGGCTCCCGAGCCGGACGTCATCGTGGTGACCCGTGAGGCGTACGAGCGCGATGAGCCATCCACGTTCTACCTGCCGGAAGACGTCGTGCTGGCTGTCGAAGCCGTGTCGCCGGACTCGGAGGAGCGGGACCGCGACACCAAGCCTCGGAAGTACGCGAAGGCCGGCATCCGCCACTACTGGCGGGTGGAGAACGATGAGGGCCGCACCGTCGTCTACACCTACGAGCGCGACCCGGCCACGGAGTGCTTCTCCCTGACCGGAATCCACCATGACAAGCTCGCGATCACAGCGCCCTTCACGGTGGACATCGACCTCACCACCATCGGCAGGCGCTCCGCCTGA